Genomic window (Neoarius graeffei isolate fNeoGra1 chromosome 13, fNeoGra1.pri, whole genome shotgun sequence):
TGTCTGGGCTGGATTTCTTTATGCAAAAGCTCAGGATTGCAGACtccaaaatgatttttttttaaaattattattattagtagtaatatAGTTAGTAGGATATTAATGCAGTTATGGAAACCAATGTGGTCAGTTTAAAAccttaatttaaaataaataaatcacaaaatacagtatatgaaaaaaaaccaaacacatgAACTTAGAAAAGTGCATCGTATCTCTCACCGTGTAGGAATTTGTAGAAGTTTTCCCAAGTGCAAAGAAAGGCAAAGCAGAAATAAAAttcaaatatttattttagtgCATTTTTAATGTGACATTTAATTTAAAAGGACTCTCTCTTTGTTGGCACTTATGTGTGCATTTTATTCTATTCTCACtttatcttttattttgtctttgatTGTTCAGCGCAGAGCTACCACTCACTCAATAAAAtgcattcttattcttattactaCATGTTATTTACAGAGTGGTAACTATGTGCAGTACAATCAACGATAAAATAAAAGATGAAgtgaaaacagaataaaatgcacacaataaaaaagtaataataaaatgATTTAACGCattttaaaacaattaaataaaaaataaaaagcacacatacgctaccgttcaaaagtttggggtcactttgaaatgtccttatttttgaaagaaaagcactgttcttttcaatgaagatcactttcaactaatcagaaatccactctatacattgctaatgtggtaaatgactattctagctgcaaatgtctggtttttggtgcaatatctccataggtgtatagaggcccatttccagcaactctcactccagtgttctaatggtacaatgtgtttgctcattgcctcagaaggctaatggatgattagaaaacccttgtacaatcatgttagcacagctgaaaacagttgagctctttagagaagctataaaactgaccttcctttgagcagattgagtttctggagcatcacatttgtggggtcgattaaatgctcaaaatggccagaaaaatgtcttgactatattttctattcattttacaacttatggtggtaaataaaagtgtgacttttcatggaaaacacaactgggtgaccccaaacttttgaacggtagtgtaagtaccAAAAAGTCCTTTAAACTAAATTAAACTGTCAAATTAAAAATGCGCTAAACTAAAATATATTTGAGATTTATCTCTGCTTTGTCTTTCTTTGCACTTGGAAAACTCCTATGCTACGACAGATACGATGTACTTTCCAGCAAgttcatgggttttttttttccccatgtacTGTTTTTTTTGTGACTGAATTAATTTAAGTTTTAAACTGACCACACTGGTTTCCATAACTGCATTAATATCCTACTaactggaataataataatacatttttttttaaatgcctcaGATTCTTTTGGTTATTTCAGTATAGTTCAAGGCTAAGTTGGTTTGGTATAAAGAGCAGTTTCTGCTTTTCCTGTCCTTATGTACAAACTGATCTTAGAAGAACTAAATAACAAATTTACTCCAAGGTGATCAGAAAGCAGTTTACACAAGGACACCAGTTCATACTCTGTTGACATGCTGAATTTAATCCCAAATATCATCCTGTATGATTTCTTTGTTTCAAAAAGAAGAATTAACTCTATACAACTCATTGAGAGCAAGATTTTCTCTATAATGTATTTTGCAACCAGTACAAAAGTACAAATGTTATAAGAGATACAAAACATACAAAGCACagaacttgattaaaaaaaaaactatacaaaACATTTTTGTAGATGTGCACATTTTACGGAAAAACTAAGATCTGTTCCCGAGAGATCCATCTGCACCATGAATCACTTCTGGAATGGATCAGAAGGCTGTATTTAACTacattttaaaaatacacacttttttttttgacattttgtcATGTGAGAACATGTCAAGTAgtgaaaacagaataaaatgcaCAAATGCTTGTGCATGTGACAGTGATTGAATTGTGGATTTATATCCaacaaataaaatataataaaataaaggaAGCAAATCTGTCTGTGTAGCCCCTTTGAGACCCCCTGCTATGATATAATATTAACAGGTGCTTATTAATGCTAGGTCTAGCTCTCCTCCAGCAGGAAGTCGATGGTCCCAGGCCTGATGCCGAACTCCTCCTGCGTGAGGAGCGAATGCAGGCGAATGGCCgaggctttctctctctctttcgtgcTCCAGAGATACAGCATGTTGAAGACTCGCTCTGTGTGGCTGTTTGGGTTATCCTCGACGATCTTGTCCAGGTCGACATTGGGGATCTCCAGCACCTCTCTGGCCACCTGCTTCCAATTAGAGCCAATTTTGCGAGCCACCATCATGAGCTGCTTCTCCGTCACCATCCTACTGCCTGGTGGGAAAGACAGCCACGTCACTGAGACGGCAAGAACGTCTGAATTGAGGTAACAGGAAGTTTTGACATGAACTAATGCAGAAAATAAAAAACCTAATTTAGAATACGGATAAAGAACTCAACAAACTTCAGTCTGAGACTCTTACTTTTTTTGACTTTGGGAACGTCATCTTCGGGTTGCTTTTCTTCgattttcttccttttctttcctacaaggtgcaaattaattaatgttAAGGTATTGCTATTTCAATTTCCAGCACTATTATTTATCTTTTATGGTTGCCATGTTACCTATGTTGCTCAGAGGCGGCTCATTGAGTTTAGGAAATGCCTCCTGTATCCCTTTTTCCTTTAAAAGTCTCAGAAATATATTAACACGGTTTCTGTCTTTTCTCATCACGTAATCCAGGATGTCTCGAGTTTTCTCAAACGGGTCTGATGAGGCTTTGACATGGTCATATTCCTTCTGGGTCAGTAAGCGGGATGAATGGCAGTGCTGGAGCAGAAAGTCAGGATCTCCACACAGAGCATCTATCAGCGTTGGTTTAAACTTCTGTATGAACATAGCACCATCTGTTGGCTCTTCAGCCATTCTTTCCTAAATTATCCTCCTAAAGTTCCTCCTGGAAAAAAAGTAAGGACGTAGTGTTGATTTACACAATTGCAATGCACAAAAATACAGTATTTGACTGCTGTATGAAGTCTGACAGGACCACATTAGTTAACGTGCCACATTAACAATGAGTAACATAGGGGAAAGTACATTTTTGTGACGAAAACCTAAAATGTCCTAAGAGAAAAGTTTCCATTACAAACAATAGAGGGCGCTGTTTCATTTACTCCTCTTCAGTAAACTTGTTAACCTGGAAATGACCATGTAACTTGTTTATATTTTCATTCGTAAATACTGTAAGCAGTACACTTGAGAAAGAAGACACGCCATTATAGGATAATAATCCACAACAGGGTGGCGTGATTGCAATGAGACCTGACGTAACGCAGAGTTACTGCCCCCCATGCCCCCTTTGAAATTTTCAACAGCAACACATCCTGAAATATATTACTCTCCTCATACCACAACATTTTGCTAATGGTTACTTTTTTATTTACTAAAAATGACATTATCCTTTGTAACCATTTATTATGGTTAATGTGGTGAAACATCCAGAAAAAAGTTCGTTTCTGTGATCATTACGTTACAGTAGCTATATACAGTTGCTCCCTCTTTTGAGGTGATTACAACAAGAAAAATGCATGTCATATTGCTGTTTTTTTTATTAGATTTAGATTATGCAGAGCATCTGCCACATAAGTCCCTGGTTAAGTTGCAACTATAAAAATGATAAcgttagaatgagtgcattaatataaacctccgATTTGCCTTGtagctggaactactgtcagaaagaaagaaagcacaactttattcatcacacacttgtgaaattcctctctgcatttaacccatctgaagcagtgaacacacacatgcacacacacgtgagcaatgagcacacacacgtgagcaatgagcacacacacatacccagagcagtgggcagccatgctaacagcgcccggggagcagttgggagttaggtgcctcgctcaagggcacctcagcccaaggccgtcccatattaacctaaccgcatgtctttggactgtgggggaaaccggagcacctggaggaaacccacgcagacatggggagaacatgcaaactccacacagaaaggccctcgccggccgctggattTGAAGAGCTGTTATGGAAAACTAGAAAATAcctactgaccaatcagatttgagatttCAACAGAGCTGTGGTATAAGTAAAAATAACTACTGGTGCAGAGAGGAGTGGGATTTTTTTGTAATGGTCCTTTGCACA
Coding sequences:
- the zgc:174906 gene encoding uncharacterized protein zgc:174906 isoform X1, yielding MAEEPTDGAMFIQKFKPTLIDALCGDPDFLLQHCHSSRLLTQKEYDHVKASSDPFEKTRDILDYVMRKDRNRVNIFLRLLKEKGIQEAFPKLNEPPLSNIGKKRKKIEEKQPEDDVPKVKKNVLAVSVTWLSFPPGSRMVTEKQLMMVARKIGSNWKQVAREVLEIPNVDLDKIVEDNPNSHTERVFNMLYLWSTKEREKASAIRLHSLLTQEEFGIRPGTIDFLLEES
- the zgc:174906 gene encoding uncharacterized protein zgc:174906 isoform X3 yields the protein MAEEPTDGAMFIQKFKPTLIDALCGDPDFLLQHCHSSRLLTQKEYDHVKASSDPFEKTRDILDYVMRKDRNRVNIFLRLLKEKGIQEAFPKLNEPPLSNIGKKRKKIEEKQPEDDVPKVKKSSRMVTEKQLMMVARKIGSNWKQVAREVLEIPNVDLDKIVEDNPNSHTERVFNMLYLWSTKEREKASAIRLHSLLTQEEFGIRPGTIDFLLEES
- the zgc:174906 gene encoding uncharacterized protein zgc:174906 isoform X2, yielding MAEEPTDGAMFIQKFKPTLIDALCGDPDFLLQHCHSSRLLTQKEYDHVKASSDPFEKTRDILDYVMRKDRNRVNIFLRLLKEKGIQEAFPKLNEPPLSNIGKKRKKIEEKQPEDDVPKVKKMTWLSFPPGSRMVTEKQLMMVARKIGSNWKQVAREVLEIPNVDLDKIVEDNPNSHTERVFNMLYLWSTKEREKASAIRLHSLLTQEEFGIRPGTIDFLLEES